A part of Silvimonas soli genomic DNA contains:
- a CDS encoding protein-L-isoaspartate(D-aspartate) O-methyltransferase, with product MNFSNVPGMGMTSARTRTRMIERLKSQGIVSSEVLGIMGEVPRHAFVDEAISHKAYDDMSLPIGHGQTISQPYIVARMTELAIGVAQRERVLEIGTGCGYQTTVLAQFFKTVYSIERIGGLAKQARERLSTLGVLNTRLRHGDGSRGLPDGAPYDVIMLTAAAPVVPEALIAQLKPGGRMIFPVGGEIQELRMIELTTDGPVEQRLEKVRFVPLLPGMA from the coding sequence ATGAATTTCAGTAATGTCCCTGGCATGGGCATGACCTCTGCCCGCACGCGCACCCGCATGATCGAGCGGCTGAAAAGCCAGGGGATTGTCAGTAGCGAAGTGCTGGGCATCATGGGCGAGGTGCCGCGGCATGCCTTTGTGGATGAAGCGATTTCACACAAAGCGTATGACGATATGTCGCTTCCTATCGGTCATGGCCAGACCATCTCCCAGCCATATATTGTGGCGCGCATGACCGAATTGGCGATTGGCGTGGCACAGCGCGAACGTGTGCTCGAAATTGGTACGGGTTGCGGTTATCAGACCACGGTGCTGGCGCAGTTCTTTAAAACAGTCTATTCGATTGAACGTATTGGCGGCCTGGCCAAACAGGCTCGGGAACGTTTATCCACTTTGGGTGTTCTCAATACACGTCTAAGGCATGGCGATGGCAGCCGGGGCCTGCCGGATGGCGCTCCCTACGACGTCATCATGCTCACGGCCGCCGCGCCGGTCGTCCCTGAAGCGTTGATCGCGCAATTGAAACCCGGCGGGCGCATGATTTTCCCGGTTGGGGGCGAAATTCAGGAATTGCGTATGATCGAACTCACGACCGACGGTCCGGTGGAGCAACGGCTGGAGAAAGTCCGCTTTGTGCCGCTCTTGCCTGGTATGGCGTGA
- a CDS encoding peptidoglycan DD-metalloendopeptidase family protein, producing the protein MNWQRLIVPAALLLLTACANQPNQPAPIVDRYQQGSTAPTPAPTAPAGNHGPIVASGATGDTYVVQKGDGLYRIAMDHGVAYRDLAAWNNLDDVNSIKVGQVLRLTAPGSTPAAAADAGGVEVRPLKDAAPAATAATPATAPVVAANKSYPKAMKLPYSAQNASGIAALAEGPAVVSKPQQDIARPAKAATASEMAATADAVTKSNDKSASQPVSEAASAAASEVDWMWPTTGQPTKPFTDESRGIDIVGKMGQSVIASASGKVVYAGSGLRGYGKMIIIKHSNEFLSAYAHNSKLLVKEGDIVKKGEKIAEMGNTDADQVKLHFEIRRFGKPVDPAKYIHSDKS; encoded by the coding sequence GTGAACTGGCAGCGCCTCATCGTCCCCGCCGCATTGCTGTTGCTGACTGCATGTGCCAATCAGCCGAACCAACCGGCGCCGATTGTTGATCGCTATCAACAGGGCAGCACCGCACCAACCCCGGCCCCGACTGCGCCTGCTGGTAACCACGGCCCGATCGTGGCCTCGGGTGCGACAGGTGATACCTATGTTGTCCAGAAAGGGGATGGCTTGTACCGGATCGCCATGGATCATGGCGTGGCATATCGTGATCTGGCAGCCTGGAATAATCTGGATGACGTGAATTCGATCAAGGTCGGCCAGGTATTGCGGCTGACCGCACCGGGTTCTACACCCGCCGCCGCAGCGGATGCAGGTGGCGTAGAAGTGCGACCCTTGAAAGATGCCGCACCTGCAGCCACCGCGGCAACGCCTGCCACCGCACCGGTGGTGGCAGCGAACAAAAGCTATCCCAAAGCCATGAAGTTGCCATATAGCGCGCAAAACGCCAGCGGGATCGCGGCACTGGCAGAAGGCCCGGCAGTTGTATCAAAACCACAGCAGGACATTGCGAGACCGGCCAAGGCTGCGACAGCTTCGGAAATGGCCGCAACTGCCGATGCCGTTACAAAAAGTAACGATAAATCAGCCTCGCAACCGGTATCTGAGGCCGCTTCTGCTGCGGCAAGTGAGGTGGACTGGATGTGGCCAACCACGGGCCAACCGACAAAACCTTTCACTGATGAAAGTAGAGGTATTGATATTGTCGGAAAAATGGGGCAGTCTGTTATTGCGTCAGCGTCTGGTAAGGTCGTTTACGCGGGCAGTGGCTTACGTGGCTACGGCAAAATGATCATCATCAAGCACAGTAACGAATTCCTGAGCGCATACGCGCATAACAGCAAATTGCTGGTCAAGGAGGGCGACATCGTCAAGAAGGGTGAAAAGATCGCGGAGATGGGCAACACCGATGCCGACCAGGTCAAACTGCACTTTGAAATTCGCAGATTTGGTAAACCAGTCGATCCAGCCAAATACATCCACTCAGATAAATCATGA
- a CDS encoding SDR family oxidoreductase, translating to MKTILISGCSSGFGLETARYFLDRNWTVIATMRTPRTDLLPASANLRVIALDVSDPQSIRHAVEAAGPIDVLVNNAGIGVLGALEGIAMQTAREVFETNTLGTIAMTQAVLPQFRQRKAGVIVNVTSSVTLLPLPLLAVYTASKAAVNAFTESLALELQPFNIRVGLVLPGRAPETRFGENAQSRMKDGIPQAYAELAQQVFAQWAQSSAVTRAQDVAKAIWRAATDPASPMRIAAGADALALAG from the coding sequence ATGAAAACCATTCTGATCTCCGGATGTTCATCCGGCTTTGGCCTTGAAACCGCTCGCTACTTTCTGGACCGCAACTGGACCGTTATCGCCACCATGCGTACGCCACGCACAGACCTGTTGCCAGCCAGCGCGAACCTGCGGGTAATCGCCCTTGATGTCAGCGACCCGCAAAGCATTCGCCATGCCGTTGAAGCAGCCGGACCAATTGATGTGCTGGTCAATAACGCCGGGATCGGGGTGTTAGGCGCGCTTGAGGGCATCGCCATGCAAACCGCTCGTGAGGTGTTCGAAACAAATACCCTGGGTACGATAGCAATGACGCAGGCCGTGCTGCCGCAGTTCAGGCAACGCAAGGCCGGCGTGATCGTCAATGTGACGTCGAGCGTGACATTGCTGCCACTGCCGCTGCTTGCGGTTTATACCGCCAGCAAGGCCGCGGTAAATGCGTTTACTGAGTCGCTGGCGCTGGAACTGCAGCCATTCAATATCCGGGTTGGCCTGGTGCTTCCTGGTCGGGCTCCGGAAACGCGATTTGGTGAAAACGCTCAATCACGGATGAAGGATGGCATCCCGCAGGCCTACGCCGAGCTGGCACAGCAGGTGTTTGCCCAATGGGCGCAGTCATCGGCAGTGACGCGCGCGCAGGATGTGGCGAAAGCGATATGGCGGGCAGCGACTGATCCGGCCAGCCCGATGCGGATCGCGGCGGGCGCAGATGCCTTGGCATTGGCCGGGTAA
- a CDS encoding AraC family transcriptional regulator, which translates to MVDPLTQVVALLQPAATAAKMVSGSGRWRVRRTESGQPFYFVILEGSCRLAFDGSEPLALQANDFVLIPAAYDFTMSSLEPVTAEDAQAAPVALADGRFRLGPPDARPDVQLLVGHCVFGSPDAALLVSLLPQLVHVRGESRLTTLVQLVGEESRAQRPARDVILSRLLEVLFMEALRSTAGTAASPGLLRGLADERLAVAIRHMHESPAQAWTVAQLANEAALSRSAFFERFSHTVGVTPMDYLLSWRMAMAKNLLWRQQLAIAEIADRVGYSSASTFSVAFTRHVGLSPARYAREQAQSPVTPEPEAVALG; encoded by the coding sequence ATGGTTGATCCTCTCACCCAAGTCGTTGCGCTACTGCAACCAGCCGCAACCGCAGCAAAAATGGTCAGCGGCAGCGGACGCTGGCGGGTCCGGCGCACGGAATCCGGCCAACCGTTCTACTTCGTCATTCTTGAAGGGTCTTGCCGCCTTGCGTTTGATGGCAGTGAACCTCTCGCCCTGCAGGCAAACGACTTTGTGCTGATCCCGGCGGCGTACGACTTCACCATGTCCAGCCTTGAGCCCGTGACCGCTGAAGACGCGCAAGCTGCACCCGTTGCCTTGGCCGACGGCAGGTTCAGACTTGGCCCGCCCGATGCCAGGCCAGATGTGCAATTACTGGTGGGTCACTGTGTTTTTGGTTCGCCAGATGCAGCCTTGCTGGTATCGCTGCTTCCGCAGCTGGTGCATGTTCGGGGCGAGAGTCGGCTAACGACCTTGGTGCAACTGGTGGGCGAAGAATCCCGCGCGCAAAGACCAGCACGGGATGTCATTCTGTCCCGCCTGCTGGAGGTGCTGTTTATGGAAGCACTACGCTCCACAGCGGGCACGGCCGCATCGCCCGGACTGCTGCGTGGGCTGGCCGACGAACGCCTGGCAGTTGCGATCCGGCATATGCACGAAAGCCCTGCCCAGGCATGGACCGTTGCCCAACTGGCCAATGAGGCCGCGCTCTCGCGCTCTGCCTTTTTTGAGCGCTTCAGCCACACCGTGGGGGTCACACCGATGGATTACCTGCTCTCCTGGCGCATGGCCATGGCCAAAAATCTGCTTTGGCGCCAACAACTCGCCATTGCCGAAATCGCCGACCGCGTGGGTTATAGCTCCGCCAGCACATTCAGCGTTGCTTTCACCCGCCACGTCGGCCTGTCGCCAGCGCGATATGCGCGCGAACAAGCGCAGTCGCCAGTCACACCAGAGCCCGAAGCCGTAGCGCTGGGCTGA
- a CDS encoding UPF0149 family protein has translation MTLQPLDDTEFDRLDTFLMCPRTPEATMDLEMLDGFLVALTIGPEEVPEDEWLPAVFDGHVPEFSDQIEADDILDLIRRHAATIRQAYSVKSRSNMGEEPLYYPLILNDEGMDEKWQDTVGQYWAAGFHAGIAVREEPWQALMDESDDFYDLIAKILVVELGHDPDNEDEKFTIKQREERLDELPWLVEELMFLWLEKKFGKVETVKRDDAKVGRNDPCPCGSGKKFKKCHGA, from the coding sequence ATGACGCTGCAACCGCTTGACGATACCGAATTCGACCGCCTCGATACCTTTTTGATGTGCCCGCGCACGCCAGAAGCCACCATGGATCTGGAAATGCTGGACGGTTTCCTGGTGGCGCTGACCATCGGGCCGGAAGAAGTCCCCGAGGATGAATGGCTGCCCGCGGTATTTGACGGCCATGTACCCGAGTTTTCGGATCAGATTGAAGCCGACGACATTCTGGATCTGATCCGCCGCCACGCTGCCACAATTCGTCAGGCGTACTCGGTGAAAAGCCGCAGCAATATGGGCGAAGAGCCGCTGTACTACCCGTTGATCCTGAACGACGAAGGGATGGACGAAAAGTGGCAAGACACCGTTGGCCAGTATTGGGCTGCAGGTTTTCACGCCGGGATCGCCGTGCGCGAAGAGCCTTGGCAAGCCTTGATGGACGAAAGCGATGATTTCTATGATCTCATCGCTAAAATCCTGGTGGTCGAACTGGGCCATGACCCGGATAACGAAGACGAAAAATTCACCATCAAACAGCGCGAAGAACGGCTGGATGAACTGCCTTGGCTGGTCGAAGAACTGATGTTCCTGTGGCTGGAAAAGAAGTTTGGCAAGGTAGAAACCGTCAAACGTGATGACGCCAAGGTGGGTCGTAACGACCCTTGCCCTTGCGGTAGCGGCAAGAAATTCAAAAAGTGTCACGGCGCCTGA
- a CDS encoding phosphoglycolate phosphatase: MDIKAFAFDLDGTLVDSIADLARAANAARADMALAPLAQATVASYVGDGASSLVARTLADSHAAEYTGTALQKEAMALFDRHYKQGLSIDTTFYPQVQMTLSRLHELGFPLAIVTNKPERYTLPLLRELGVSERFEVVVAGDTLTEKKPSAMPLLHVAQALNISPEEMLMVGDSKNDVLAAHAAGCPVVAVSYGYGSNLDDLGADRVIHHFADLLEFVD; this comes from the coding sequence ATGGACATCAAAGCCTTTGCATTTGATCTGGACGGCACGCTGGTCGATTCGATTGCCGACCTCGCGCGCGCTGCCAACGCTGCCCGCGCCGATATGGCGTTGGCACCGCTGGCGCAAGCCACAGTGGCCAGTTATGTCGGCGATGGTGCCAGTTCTCTGGTTGCCCGCACGCTGGCCGACAGTCATGCCGCCGAGTACACCGGCACCGCGCTGCAAAAAGAAGCCATGGCACTGTTTGATCGCCACTACAAACAAGGCTTGTCGATCGACACCACGTTCTACCCGCAAGTGCAGATGACGTTGTCACGGTTGCATGAGCTGGGATTTCCGCTGGCCATTGTTACCAACAAACCTGAGCGCTATACGCTACCGCTGCTACGTGAGCTGGGCGTGAGCGAACGGTTTGAGGTGGTGGTTGCGGGCGACACGCTGACCGAAAAAAAACCTTCGGCCATGCCGCTGCTGCATGTGGCGCAGGCGCTCAATATCAGCCCGGAAGAAATGTTAATGGTCGGGGATTCCAAAAACGACGTCCTGGCCGCACACGCCGCTGGTTGCCCCGTAGTTGCCGTGAGCTATGGCTATGGCAGCAATCTGGACGATCTGGGCGCGGATCGGGTGATCCATCATTTTGCCGATCTGCTGGAATTTGTGGATTAA
- a CDS encoding translation initiation factor Sui1, whose amino-acid sequence MKTPSSSGLVYSTEHGSMCPDCRQPLAQCSCGKATPTGFADGVIRVSRETKGRKGKGVTLVKGAVLDEAALTQLAKQLKTVCGSGGTVKDGVIEIQGDHCDQVLALLKKQGLAAKRAGG is encoded by the coding sequence ATGAAAACACCCTCATCCAGCGGCCTGGTTTATTCGACCGAACACGGCAGCATGTGTCCGGACTGCCGCCAACCCCTAGCGCAGTGCAGCTGCGGCAAAGCCACACCCACTGGTTTTGCTGATGGCGTGATACGCGTGTCGCGGGAAACCAAGGGCCGTAAAGGCAAAGGCGTGACGCTGGTCAAAGGCGCGGTGCTGGACGAAGCGGCACTCACCCAATTGGCCAAGCAACTGAAAACAGTCTGCGGCTCAGGTGGCACCGTTAAAGACGGCGTAATTGAAATTCAGGGCGATCATTGCGATCAGGTGTTGGCGCTGCTCAAGAAACAGGGCTTGGCCGCCAAGCGCGCTGGCGGTTAA
- the apaG gene encoding Co2+/Mg2+ efflux protein ApaG yields MSEKPEFVIEIVPNASYVAEQSDEAEDHYVFAYRIAITNRSTATVQLISRHWIIRDMEGREQEVSGLGVIGEQPVLEPGQSFEYMSGTTLESPVGTMRGTYQMRTADGTLFDAQIPEFLLSVPRTLH; encoded by the coding sequence ATGAGCGAAAAGCCAGAATTTGTCATTGAAATAGTCCCCAACGCGTCTTACGTGGCCGAGCAATCGGACGAAGCGGAAGACCACTACGTGTTTGCCTACCGCATTGCCATCACCAATCGCAGCACAGCCACTGTCCAGTTGATTTCACGTCACTGGATCATCCGTGACATGGAAGGGCGCGAGCAGGAAGTGAGCGGCTTGGGCGTTATCGGTGAACAGCCGGTGCTGGAACCGGGGCAATCCTTTGAATATATGAGCGGTACCACGCTGGAGTCGCCGGTGGGCACCATGCGCGGCACTTATCAGATGCGCACCGCCGACGGCACCTTGTTTGATGCGCAGATCCCCGAGTTTTTGCTGTCGGTGCCACGCACGCTGCATTAA
- a CDS encoding EAL domain-containing protein: MLKLSTPGGLRHSFVVLVILGAIAVAIVPVAIATLVAEQRAEQKEYDALNLYAQRGLARVEVVFDNARKALVQMDGLTSEPCSDEYLFDMRRIAINHRYVRDIMDLDKKRGVECSAMLGHLQHEVILGPETWKGTRYRVWLQAKDLERTGNPMMVVATEKTAILIDPESLVDVISDYADLSLGVVNRDGTEVVAAWRNANHVYLLRAFSHPSTNLEDGNYYVVAKSSVLPIAVVAGEPSVNLLRHWYGTLTIWLPVGVACGLLAAAILLWIVRRRFSLPGQLRDAIRRKQLQVHYQPIIELGTGRCIGAEALVRWRQAGGNLVRPDLFVPVAEESGLIQPMTDEILEIICAEMATLLQTRTDLYISINLAAIDLASTRFLKLLTPKLAAFEIGPAQICIEATERGFMHAETARSVIQAFRDAGHQVFIDDFGTGYSGLSYLQSFQVDALKIDKSFIDTVGTEAVSASVAPHIVEIGRSLNLKLVAEGIETQAQADWLALRGVQYGQGWLFARALPATEFLAFLGREKTMATPGDVRVTPET, translated from the coding sequence ATGCTGAAATTGTCGACTCCGGGCGGATTACGCCACTCCTTTGTAGTTCTGGTGATATTGGGCGCGATTGCCGTGGCCATTGTGCCGGTAGCTATTGCGACATTGGTGGCAGAGCAGCGAGCCGAGCAAAAAGAATACGACGCGCTCAATCTTTATGCCCAGCGCGGCCTGGCGCGCGTGGAGGTGGTTTTCGACAACGCACGCAAGGCACTGGTGCAAATGGATGGGCTCACCTCCGAGCCTTGCAGTGATGAATACCTCTTTGATATGCGGCGAATTGCCATTAACCATCGCTACGTTCGGGACATCATGGACCTGGACAAAAAGCGCGGAGTTGAATGCAGCGCCATGCTGGGGCACCTGCAACACGAGGTTATTCTTGGGCCGGAAACCTGGAAAGGCACCCGTTACCGGGTTTGGCTGCAAGCCAAAGATCTGGAGCGCACCGGCAACCCGATGATGGTCGTGGCGACCGAAAAAACCGCGATCCTGATCGACCCGGAATCTTTGGTAGACGTGATCAGCGACTATGCCGATTTATCGCTCGGCGTGGTCAATCGGGATGGCACAGAGGTGGTAGCGGCGTGGCGCAATGCCAATCACGTCTATCTGCTGCGGGCGTTTAGCCATCCCTCTACGAATCTGGAGGACGGTAACTACTACGTCGTGGCGAAGTCCTCCGTGTTGCCGATTGCCGTCGTGGCTGGCGAACCCTCGGTTAACCTGCTGCGGCACTGGTATGGCACGTTGACAATCTGGTTGCCGGTTGGCGTGGCGTGCGGCCTGTTGGCGGCAGCCATTTTGCTGTGGATCGTGCGCAGGCGATTCTCGTTGCCTGGGCAGTTGCGCGATGCAATCCGGCGCAAGCAACTACAAGTGCATTATCAGCCCATCATTGAACTGGGCACTGGCCGTTGCATCGGCGCAGAGGCATTGGTGCGCTGGCGCCAGGCGGGCGGCAATCTGGTACGCCCGGACTTGTTTGTACCGGTCGCTGAGGAGTCTGGCCTGATCCAGCCGATGACCGATGAAATTCTGGAGATCATCTGCGCCGAGATGGCCACCTTGCTGCAGACCCGCACTGACTTGTATATCTCGATCAATCTGGCCGCCATTGATCTGGCATCCACCCGGTTTCTGAAGCTATTGACCCCAAAACTTGCTGCATTTGAAATCGGCCCGGCGCAGATTTGCATCGAGGCAACCGAGCGCGGGTTTATGCATGCAGAAACGGCTCGTTCTGTTATTCAGGCCTTTCGGGATGCTGGCCACCAGGTATTCATTGATGACTTTGGCACCGGTTACTCCGGGTTGTCTTATCTGCAGAGTTTTCAGGTGGATGCGCTGAAGATTGATAAATCGTTCATCGATACGGTGGGGACTGAGGCGGTTTCCGCCAGCGTGGCGCCGCACATCGTCGAGATTGGCCGCAGTTTGAATTTGAAACTGGTGGCTGAAGGCATCGAAACCCAGGCGCAGGCGGACTGGCTGGCTCTGCGCGGTGTGCAATACGGGCAGGGCTGGTTATTTGCCAGAGCGCTGCCCGCAACCGAATTTCTGGCTTTTCTGGGTAGAGAAAAGACGATGGCCACACCCGGCGATGTGCGCGTCACACCTGAGACTTAG
- a CDS encoding dihydrofolate reductase yields MSHKPEVALIAALGTNGVIGIENRLPWRLPDDLKRFKALTLGRPILMGRKTWDSLGRPLPGRRNLVVTRQTDWQAAGAEAYPSIEAALAACPDVESVFVIGGGEIYRQALAIADVLYLTEVALAPQGDAFFPEFDRAVWQPTQREEGVDEASGVTYAWVDYRRKG; encoded by the coding sequence ATGAGCCACAAGCCAGAAGTTGCATTGATCGCCGCGCTGGGCACCAATGGTGTCATCGGCATTGAAAACCGCCTGCCATGGCGCTTGCCGGATGATCTCAAACGGTTCAAGGCATTGACATTGGGTCGCCCGATTCTGATGGGCCGTAAAACCTGGGATTCACTGGGTCGCCCGCTGCCGGGGCGTCGCAATCTGGTGGTAACGCGCCAGACGGATTGGCAAGCTGCGGGCGCTGAAGCCTACCCCAGCATCGAAGCGGCCCTGGCGGCGTGCCCTGACGTTGAAAGCGTATTTGTGATTGGCGGTGGCGAAATCTACCGCCAAGCCTTGGCGATAGCGGACGTGCTGTATCTGACCGAGGTCGCACTGGCCCCGCAAGGCGATGCGTTTTTCCCGGAGTTCGACCGTGCCGTGTGGCAGCCGACGCAGCGTGAAGAGGGCGTGGATGAGGCTAGCGGCGTGACCTACGCGTGGGTGGATTACCGGCGCAAAGGCTGA
- the rpe gene encoding ribulose-phosphate 3-epimerase, with protein MAEYRIAPSILSADFARLGEEVRNVSEAGASLIHFDVMDNHYVPNLTIGPMVCEAIRPHTNLPIDVHLMVRPVDRIIPDFAKAGANIITFHPEASDHVDRSLGLIREHGCQSGLVFNPATSLDHLDYVLDKVDMVLLMSVNPGFGGQAFIPEMLEKARQARAKLDRYKDKTGRHIHLEIDGGVKVDNIGEIAAAGVDTFVAGSAIFGHPDYKAIIAAMHGEINRHVGK; from the coding sequence ATGGCCGAATACCGCATTGCCCCCAGCATTCTATCCGCCGACTTTGCCCGACTGGGTGAAGAGGTGCGTAACGTGTCGGAAGCTGGCGCCAGCCTGATCCACTTCGATGTCATGGACAACCATTACGTCCCCAACCTCACCATTGGCCCGATGGTGTGTGAAGCCATTCGCCCGCATACCAATCTGCCCATTGATGTGCATCTGATGGTGCGTCCGGTTGACCGCATCATTCCTGATTTTGCGAAAGCCGGTGCCAATATCATCACTTTCCACCCGGAAGCCTCCGATCATGTTGACCGCTCGCTCGGACTGATTCGCGAGCACGGCTGCCAGTCCGGTCTGGTGTTTAATCCGGCCACCTCGCTTGATCATCTGGATTACGTGCTGGACAAGGTCGATATGGTGTTGCTGATGTCGGTAAACCCGGGCTTTGGCGGTCAGGCGTTTATTCCGGAAATGCTGGAAAAAGCCCGCCAGGCGCGCGCCAAGCTGGATCGCTACAAAGATAAAACCGGTCGCCACATCCATCTGGAGATCGACGGTGGCGTGAAGGTCGACAATATTGGCGAGATTGCTGCTGCGGGCGTCGATACCTTTGTAGCGGGCTCGGCCATTTTTGGCCACCCGGATTACAAAGCCATCATCGCCGCCATGCATGGCGAGATTAACCGCCACGTCGGCAAGTAA
- the surE gene encoding 5'/3'-nucleotidase SurE, which yields MRILVSNDDGYFATGIAALAAALADEHEVMVCAPERDRSGSSNSLTLDRPLNVRRAPNGFFYVNGTPTDCVHLAATGLMDQLPDLVVSGINHGANMGDDTVYSGTVAAATEGYLLGVPAIAFSLASRNPQHFEIAAQVASELIAHTLAHPFETPALLNVNIPDLPYDRILGRKVTRLGRRHRAASVIKDQNPRGDPIWWVGPVGSAAVAGEGTDFHAVANGYVSITPLSVDLTAYSELDTVSKWLCA from the coding sequence ATGCGCATATTAGTGTCCAACGACGATGGTTATTTCGCCACCGGTATCGCAGCTCTGGCTGCGGCGCTGGCGGACGAGCACGAGGTAATGGTTTGCGCACCCGAGCGTGACCGCAGTGGTTCGAGTAATTCGCTCACGCTGGATAGACCGCTGAATGTTCGGCGGGCGCCTAACGGGTTCTTTTACGTGAATGGCACCCCGACCGATTGCGTGCATCTGGCGGCAACCGGCCTGATGGATCAACTGCCCGATCTGGTGGTGTCCGGTATTAACCACGGCGCCAATATGGGCGACGACACTGTTTATTCCGGCACGGTCGCCGCGGCCACTGAAGGTTATCTGCTGGGTGTGCCGGCCATTGCGTTTTCGCTGGCGTCACGCAATCCACAACATTTCGAGATCGCCGCGCAAGTGGCCAGCGAACTGATCGCCCATACTCTGGCGCACCCGTTTGAGACACCGGCGTTATTGAACGTCAATATCCCCGATTTGCCATACGACCGCATTCTGGGCCGCAAAGTAACCCGGTTGGGTCGTCGCCATCGGGCCGCATCGGTCATCAAGGACCAGAACCCGCGCGGCGACCCGATCTGGTGGGTCGGGCCGGTGGGCAGTGCGGCGGTGGCGGGGGAAGGCACCGATTTTCACGCTGTGGCCAATGGTTATGTCTCGATTACGCCGCTTTCTGTTGATCTCACTGCATATTCGGAACTGGATACGGTATCGAAATGGCTATGCGCATGA
- the serB gene encoding phosphoserine phosphatase SerB, protein MYRLVIQAPEVDTPNLKQLARLSGAGEIQAIHQQAFRLIGADIANEEAVADFCESAQYDWAFIPEDHGVRDIGLVVMDMDSTLITIECIDEIADMVGIKPQVSEITAAAMRGEIDFRESLTRRVALLAGLDASALQRVYDERLKLMAGAEAMLKGFQAAGAKTLLISGGFTFFTEKLQARLKLTQTIANELEIVDGKLTGRVLGDIVDAERKKTELIRMRDELGLRADQVVAMGDGANDLQMLHAAGFGVACHAKPKVQAEAPYCINHVGLDGVLNYFL, encoded by the coding sequence ATGTACCGTCTCGTGATTCAGGCTCCAGAAGTCGACACCCCCAACCTCAAGCAACTGGCTCGCCTCTCTGGCGCAGGTGAAATCCAGGCTATCCATCAGCAGGCTTTCCGGCTGATCGGTGCCGATATCGCCAACGAAGAAGCCGTCGCCGATTTCTGCGAATCCGCTCAATACGATTGGGCGTTTATTCCGGAAGACCATGGCGTACGCGATATTGGTCTGGTGGTGATGGATATGGATTCGACGCTGATCACCATCGAATGTATTGATGAGATCGCCGATATGGTCGGCATCAAGCCACAGGTTTCGGAGATCACCGCCGCCGCCATGCGTGGCGAAATTGATTTCCGCGAAAGCCTCACTCGCCGCGTGGCTTTGCTGGCCGGGCTGGACGCCAGCGCCTTGCAGCGCGTTTACGATGAGCGCCTCAAGCTCATGGCTGGAGCCGAGGCCATGCTTAAGGGTTTTCAGGCCGCTGGCGCCAAGACCTTGTTGATCTCCGGTGGCTTCACGTTTTTCACCGAAAAACTGCAAGCCCGGCTGAAGCTCACCCAGACCATTGCCAACGAGCTGGAAATTGTCGATGGCAAGCTCACTGGCCGCGTGCTCGGTGACATTGTCGACGCCGAGCGCAAAAAAACCGAGTTGATCCGCATGCGCGATGAACTCGGTTTGCGGGCCGACCAGGTTGTGGCCATGGGCGACGGTGCCAACGATTTGCAGATGCTGCACGCAGCGGGTTTTGGGGTGGCATGCCATGCCAAGCCGAAAGTCCAGGCCGAAGCGCCGTACTGCATTAACCATGTCGGGCTGGACGGCGTACTTAATTATTTCTTGTGA